From Erigeron canadensis isolate Cc75 chromosome 8, C_canadensis_v1, whole genome shotgun sequence, one genomic window encodes:
- the LOC122609978 gene encoding UTP--glucose-1-phosphate uridylyltransferase isoform X1, with protein sequence MASSDAEKLNNLKSAVSNLSQISDNEKSGFINLVSRYLSGEAQHVDWSKIQTPTDKIVVPYDRLSPLTEDAAQTKALLDKLVVLKLNGGLGTTMGCTGPKSVIEVRNGLTFLDLIVIQLESLNKKYGCNVPLLLMNSFNTHEDTQKIVEKYAGSKIEIHTFNQSQYPRLVVDEFLPLPSKGETGKDGWYPPGHGDVFPSLMNSGKLEALLSQGKEYVFIANSDNLGAVVDLKILNHLIQNKNEYCMEVTPKTLADVKGGTLISYNGKVQLLEIAQVPDEHVNEFKSIDKFKIFNTNNLWVNLNAIKRLVQADALKMEIIPNPKEVNGVKVLQLETAAGAAIKFFDNAIGANVPRSRFLPVKASSDLLLVQSDLYTETDGYVIRNPARTDPANPTIELGPEFKKVGDFLKRFKSIPSIIELDSLKVSGDVWFGSSVVLKGKVVVAAKAGEKLEIPDGAVIQNMVNFISKEVHAAGDI encoded by the exons ATGGCTTCTTCTGATGCCGAGAAACTAAACAATCTCAAATCTGCTGTCTCCAATCTCTCTCAGATCAG TGATAATGAGAAATCTGGATTCATCAACCTCGTCTCACGCTATCTCag tggtgaAGCACAACATGTTGATTGGAGTAAGATCCAAACACCAACCGACAAGATCGTAGTTCCTTATGATCGCCTATCACCTTTAACTGAAG ATGCTGCTCAAACCAAGGCTCTATTGGATAAGCTTGTGGTGCTAAAACTTAATGGTGGTTTGGGGACAACTATGGGATGTACTGGTCCAAA GTCCGTCATAGAAGTCAGAAACGGATTAACCTTCCTAGACTTGATTGTCATTCAACTTGAG TCACTCAACAAGAAATATGGTTGTAATGTACCTTTGCTTCTAATGAACTCATTCAACACACATGAAGATACTCAGAAG ATCGTGGAAAAGTATGCTGGTTCAAAGATCGAGATTCACACTTTCAATCAG AGTCAGTATCCTCGTTTGGTTGTTGATGAATTTCTGCCACTGCCATCGAAAGGGGAAACTGGCAAGGATGGATG GTACCCCCCAGGGCATGGTGATGTTTTTCCATCCTTGATGAACAGTGGGAAACTCGAAGCACTATTGTCACAG GGCAAGGAATATGTTTTCATTGCCAATTCTGATAACTTAGGAGCTGTAGTGGATTTGA AAATTTTGAATCACTTGATCCAGAACAAGAATGAGTACTGCATGGAG GTAACACCCAAAACATTGGCCGATGTGAAGGGTGGGACTCTAATTTCTTACAACGGGAAAGTTCAG CTTCTTGAAATTGCACAGGTTCCTGATGAGCAT GTCAATGAGTTTAAATCAATTGATAAATTCAAAATCTTCAACACCAACAACTT GTGGGTTAACTTGAATGCAATTAAGAGACTTGTGCAAGCAGATGCGCTTAAGATGGAGATCATTCCAAATCCGAAG GAAGTCAATGGAGTGAAAGTTCTTCAGCTAGAAACAGCTGCCGGTGCTGCAATTAAG TTCTTTGATAATGCAATTGGCGCTAACGTTCCTCGATCTCGATTTCTGCCGGTGAAAGCCAGTTCAGATTTACTTCTAGTGCAG TCGGATCTATACACAGAAACAGATGGCTATGTGATCCGCAACCCAGCTAGGACAGATCCAGCAAATCCTACAATTGAATTGGGTCCTGAATTTAAGAAG GTTGGAGACTTTTTGAAGCGCTTCAAGTCCATCCCCAGCATTATTGAGCTTGATAGCTTGAAGGTTTCTGGTGATGTATGGTTTGGATCTTCTGTTGTTCTTAAG GGTAAAGTGGTGGTTGCTGCAAAGGCTGGAGAGAAGCTGGAAATTCCAGATGGAGCCGTAATTCAAAACATGGtgaattttatatcaaaa GAGGTGCATGCTGCTGGAGATATCTAA
- the LOC122609978 gene encoding UTP--glucose-1-phosphate uridylyltransferase isoform X2, with protein sequence MASSDAEKLNNLKSAVSNLSQISDNEKSGFINLVSRYLSGEAQHVDWSKIQTPTDKIVVPYDRLSPLTEDAAQTKALLDKLVVLKLNGGLGTTMGCTGPKSVIEVRNGLTFLDLIVIQLESLNKKYGCNVPLLLMNSFNTHEDTQKIVEKYAGSKIEIHTFNQSQYPRLVVDEFLPLPSKGETGKDGWYPPGHGDVFPSLMNSGKLEALLSQGKEYVFIANSDNLGAVVDLKILNHLIQNKNEYCMEVTPKTLADVKGGTLISYNGKVQLLEIAQVPDEHVNEFKSIDKFKIFNTNNLWVNLNAIKRLVQADALKMEIIPNPKEVNGVKVLQLETAAGAAIKFFDNAIGANVPRSRFLPVKASSDLLLVQSDLYTETDGYVIRNPARTDPANPTIELGPEFKKVGDFLKRFKSIPSIIELDSLKVSGDVWFGSSVVLKGKVVVAAKAGEKLEIPDGAVIQNMEVHAAGDI encoded by the exons ATGGCTTCTTCTGATGCCGAGAAACTAAACAATCTCAAATCTGCTGTCTCCAATCTCTCTCAGATCAG TGATAATGAGAAATCTGGATTCATCAACCTCGTCTCACGCTATCTCag tggtgaAGCACAACATGTTGATTGGAGTAAGATCCAAACACCAACCGACAAGATCGTAGTTCCTTATGATCGCCTATCACCTTTAACTGAAG ATGCTGCTCAAACCAAGGCTCTATTGGATAAGCTTGTGGTGCTAAAACTTAATGGTGGTTTGGGGACAACTATGGGATGTACTGGTCCAAA GTCCGTCATAGAAGTCAGAAACGGATTAACCTTCCTAGACTTGATTGTCATTCAACTTGAG TCACTCAACAAGAAATATGGTTGTAATGTACCTTTGCTTCTAATGAACTCATTCAACACACATGAAGATACTCAGAAG ATCGTGGAAAAGTATGCTGGTTCAAAGATCGAGATTCACACTTTCAATCAG AGTCAGTATCCTCGTTTGGTTGTTGATGAATTTCTGCCACTGCCATCGAAAGGGGAAACTGGCAAGGATGGATG GTACCCCCCAGGGCATGGTGATGTTTTTCCATCCTTGATGAACAGTGGGAAACTCGAAGCACTATTGTCACAG GGCAAGGAATATGTTTTCATTGCCAATTCTGATAACTTAGGAGCTGTAGTGGATTTGA AAATTTTGAATCACTTGATCCAGAACAAGAATGAGTACTGCATGGAG GTAACACCCAAAACATTGGCCGATGTGAAGGGTGGGACTCTAATTTCTTACAACGGGAAAGTTCAG CTTCTTGAAATTGCACAGGTTCCTGATGAGCAT GTCAATGAGTTTAAATCAATTGATAAATTCAAAATCTTCAACACCAACAACTT GTGGGTTAACTTGAATGCAATTAAGAGACTTGTGCAAGCAGATGCGCTTAAGATGGAGATCATTCCAAATCCGAAG GAAGTCAATGGAGTGAAAGTTCTTCAGCTAGAAACAGCTGCCGGTGCTGCAATTAAG TTCTTTGATAATGCAATTGGCGCTAACGTTCCTCGATCTCGATTTCTGCCGGTGAAAGCCAGTTCAGATTTACTTCTAGTGCAG TCGGATCTATACACAGAAACAGATGGCTATGTGATCCGCAACCCAGCTAGGACAGATCCAGCAAATCCTACAATTGAATTGGGTCCTGAATTTAAGAAG GTTGGAGACTTTTTGAAGCGCTTCAAGTCCATCCCCAGCATTATTGAGCTTGATAGCTTGAAGGTTTCTGGTGATGTATGGTTTGGATCTTCTGTTGTTCTTAAG GGTAAAGTGGTGGTTGCTGCAAAGGCTGGAGAGAAGCTGGAAATTCCAGATGGAGCCGTAATTCAAAACATG GAGGTGCATGCTGCTGGAGATATCTAA